The Penaeus vannamei isolate JL-2024 chromosome 13, ASM4276789v1, whole genome shotgun sequence genome window below encodes:
- the LOC113830243 gene encoding cuticle protein AMP1A-like produces MKFVILACVAAVAVAAPQYAYETPAPTYLAPAASTRDESAEMIEFIPILRDDRVHEDDGRYNLDVETANGISMSQSGSPDGPDGAIVKAGQYSYTAPDGSLIEIKFVANENGFQPQGAHLPVAPEFPHPIPQFVLDQIAFAAEEDAARERAEAQASAPAPTTLYGQPQ; encoded by the exons ATGAAATTC GTGATCCTCGCCTGCGTGGCCGCCGTGGCCGTCGCCGCCCCCCAGTACGCCTACGAGACACCCGCCCCGACCTACCTCGCCCCCGCCGCCTCCACCCGCGACGAGTCCGCTGAGATGATCGAGTTCATTCCTATCCTGAGGGACGACCGCGTCCACGAGGACGACGGAAGGTACAACCTCGACGTGGAGACTGCCAACGGCATCTCCATGTCCCAGTCCGGCTCTCCCGACGGTCCCGACGGCGCCATCGTCAAGGCAGGACAATATTC TTACACCGCCCCTGACGGTTCTCTGATCGAGATCAAGTTCGTGGCCAACGAGAACGGATTCCAGCCCCAGGGCGcccacctgcccgtggctcccgagttcccccacccgatccctcagttcgtcctcgaccagatcgccttcgccgccgaggaggacgccgcCCGTGAACGTGCTGAGGCTCAGGCTTCCGCCCCCGCGCCCACCACGCTCTACGGCCAGCCTCAGTAG
- the LOC113830221 gene encoding cuticle protein AMP1A-like yields the protein MNFVILVCVAAVAVAAPQYAYETPAPTYLAPAASTRDESAELIEFVPILRDDRVHEDDGRYNLDVETANGISMSQSGSPDGPDGAIVKAGQYSYTAPDGSLIEIKFVANENGFQPQGAHLPVAPEFPHPIPQFVLDQIAFAAEEDAARERAEAQASAPAPTRFYGQPQ from the exons ATGAACTTT GTGATCCTCGTTTGTGTGGCCGCCGTGGCCGTCGCCGCCCCCCAGTATGCCTACGAGACACCCGCCCCGACCTACCTCGCCCCCGCCGCCTCCACCCGCGACGAATCCGCTGAGCTGATCGAGTTCGTTCCTATCCTGAGGGACGACCGCGTCCACGAGGACGACGGAAGGTACAACCTCGACGTGGAGACTGCCAACGGCATCTCCATGTCCCAGTCCGGCTCTCCCGACGGTCCCGACGGCGCCATCGTCAAGGCAGGACAATACTC ATACACCGCCCCTGACGGTTCTCTGATCGAGATCAAGTTCGTGGCCAACGAGAACGGATTCCAGCCCCAGGGCGcccacctgcccgtggctcccgagttcccccacccgatccctcagttcgtcctcgaccagatcgccttcgcaGCCGAGGAGGACGCCGCCCGTGAGCGTGCTGAGGCTCAGGCTTCCGCCCCCGCGCCCACCAGGTTCTACGGCCAGCCTCAGTAG
- the LOC113830242 gene encoding endocuticle structural glycoprotein ABD-4, with translation MKFVIFASVVAVALAAPQYGYNAPAQDPSTNYVAPSASTRDALQVIEIVPILRDDRVHEEGRYSFDIETGNGIRASEAGSPDGPDGAVVSAGGYSYTAPDGSLIEIQYVADENGFQPQGAHLPVAPAFPHPIPQFVLDQIAKAAQEDALAAAESRNVEPSQLYQRPQ, from the exons ATGAAGTTT GTTATTTTCGCCTCCGTTGTCGCCGTGGCCCTTGCCGCTCCACAGTACGGGTACAACGCCCCCGCCCAGGACCCCTCCACTAACTACGTCGCCCCTTCCGCCTCTACAAGGGATGCGCTTCAGGTCATTGAGATTGTGCCCATCCTCAGGGACGACCGCGTCCACGAGGAAGGAAGGTACAGCTTCGACATTGAGACCGGCAACGGCATCAGGGCCTCGGAGGCTGGATCCCCTGACGGCCCTGACGGCGCTGTCGTTTCTGCTGGAGGATATTC CTACACTGCCCCCGACGGTTCCCTGATCGAAATCCAATACGTAgccgacgagaacggcttccagccccagggcgcccacctgcccgtggctcccgctttcccccacccgatccctcagttcgtcctcgaccagatcgcaaAGGCTGCCCAGGAGGACGCCCTCGCTGCCGCCGAAAGCAGAAACGTCGAACCTTCTCAGCTTTACCAGCGCCCACAGTAA
- the LOC113830248 gene encoding cuticle protein AMP1A: MKFVILIALTAVAAAAPQNGYSLPDPSTRGVPEAADVVPILRDERVQEDDGRYNFDIETGDGITASESGSPDGPEGAIVASGKYSYTAPDGSLIEVTYVANEDGFQPEGDHLPIAPEFPHEIPEFVLRQIAKAAEEDALAAAETRDAAPSQLYQRPQ; this comes from the exons ATGAAGTTT GTGATTCTCATCGCCCTCACTGCTGTGGCCGCCGCGGCCCCACAGAATGGCTACTCTCTACCTGACCCCTCCACAAGGGGCGTACCTGAGGCAGCTGACGTCGTGCCCATCCTGAGGGACGAGCGAGTCCAAGAGGACGACGGCAGGTACAACTTCGACATCGAGACTGGCGACGGCATCACCGCCTCGGAGTCCGGCTCACCTGACGGCCCTGAGGGCGCCATCGTTGCCTCCGGAAAGTACTC GTACACTGCTCCCGACGGGAGCCTGATCGAGGTCACCTACGTCGCCAACGAGGACGGCTTCCAGCCCGAGGGTGACCACCTGCCAATTGCTCCCGAATTCCCTCATGAGATTCCCGAGTTCGTGCTCAGGCAGATCGCAAAGGCAGCTGAGGAAGACGCTCTTGCCGCGGCGGAGACCAGGGACGCCGCGCCCTCCCAGCTCTACCAGAGGCCGCAGTAG
- the LOC113830247 gene encoding cuticle protein AMP1A, whose translation MKFAILFALIVVAAAVPQNGYSLPDPSTRGVPEAADVVPILRDDRVQEDDGRYNFDIETGDGITASESGSPDGPEGAIVASGKYSYTAPDGSLIEVTYVANEDGFQPEGDHLPIAPEFPHEIPEFVLRQIAKAAEEDALAAAETRDAAPSQLYQRPQ comes from the exons ATGAAGTTT GCAATTCTCTTCGCGCTCATTGTTGTGGCCGCCGCGGTCCCACAGAATGGCTACTCTCTACCGGACCCCTCCACAAGGGGCGTACCTGAAGCAGCTGACGTCGTGCCCATCCTGAGGGACGACCGAGTCCAAGAGGACGACGGCAGGTACAACTTCGACATCGAGACTGGCGACGGCATCACCGCCTCGGAGTCCGGCTCACCTGACGGCCCTGAGGGCGCCATCGTTGCCTCCGGAAAGTACTC GTACACTGCTCCCGACGGGAGCCTGATCGAGGTCACCTACGTGGCCAACGAGGACGGCTTCCAGCCCGAGGGTGACCACCTGCCAATTGCTCCCGAATTCCCTCATGAGATTCCCGAGTTCGTGCTCAGGCAGATCGCAAAGGCAGCTGAGGAAGACGCTCTTGCCGCAGCGGAGACCAGGGACGCCGCGCCCTCCCAGCTCTACCAGAGGCCGCAGTAG
- the LOC138863786 gene encoding cuticle protein AMP1A-like, whose amino-acid sequence MKFAILVALTAVAAAAPQNGYSLPDPSTRGVLDVADVVPILRDERVQEDDGRYNFDIETGDGITASESGSPDGPEGAIVASGKYSYTAPDGSLIEVTYVANEDGFQPEGDHLPIAPEFPHEIPEFVLRQIAKAAEEDALAAAETRDAAPSQLYQRPQ is encoded by the exons ATGAAGTTT GCGATTCTCGTCGCCCTCACTGCTGTGGCCGCCGCGGCCCCACAGAACGGCTActctctccctgacccctccACAAGGGGCGTACTTGACGTAGCTGACGTCGTGCCCATCCTGAGGGACGAGCGAGTCCAAGAGGACGACGGCAGGTATAACTTCGACATCGAGACTGGCGACGGCATCACCGCCTCGGAGTCCGGCTCACCTGACGGACCTGAGGGCGCCATCGTTGCCTCCGGAAAGTACTC GTACACTGCTCCCGACGGGAGCCTGATCGAGGTCACCTACGTGGCCAACGAGGACGGCTTCCAGCCCGAGGGTGACCACCTGCCAATTGCTCCCGAATTCCCTCATGAGATTCCCGAGTTCGTGCTCAGGCAGATCGCAAAGGCAGCTGAGGAAGACGCTCTTGCCGCGGCGGAGACCAGGGACGCCGCGCCCTCCCAGCTCTACCAGAGGCCGCAGTAG
- the LOC138863842 gene encoding cuticle protein AMP1A-like, with protein sequence MKFAILIALTAVAAAAPQNGYSLPDPSTRGVLDVADVVPILRDERVQEDDGRYNFDIETGDGITASESGSPDGPEGAIVASGKYSYTAPDGSLIEVTYVANEDGFQPEGDHLPIAPEFPHEIPEFVLRQIAKAAEEDALAAAETRDAAPSQLYQRPQ encoded by the exons ATGAAGTTT GCGATTCTCATCGCCCTTACTGCTGTGGCCGCCGCGGCTCCCCAGAATGGCTActctctccctgacccctccACAAGGGGCGTACTTGACGTAGCTGACGTCGTGCCCATCCTGAGGGACGAGCGAGTCCAAGAGGACGACGGCAGGTATAACTTCGACATCGAGACTGGCGACGGCATCACCGCCTCGGAGTCCGGCTCACCTGACGGCCCTGAGGGCGCCATCGTTGCCTCCGGAAAGTACTC GTACACTGCTCCCGACGGGAGCCTTATCGAGGTCACCTACGTCGCCAACGAGGACGGCTTCCAGCCCGAGGGTGACCACCTGCCAATTGCTCCCGAATTCCCTCATGAGATTCCCGAGTTCGTGCTCAGGCAGATCGCAAAGGCAGCTGAGGAAGACGCTCTTGCCGCGGCGGAGACCAGGGACGCCGCGCCCTCCCAGCTCTACCAGAGGCCGCAGTAG
- the LOC138863785 gene encoding cuticle protein AMP1A-like → MKFAILFALTAVAAAAPQNGYSLPDPSTRGVLDVADVVPILRDDRVQEDDGRYNFDIETGDGITASESGSPDGPEGAIVASGKYSYTAPDGSLIEVTYVANEDGFQPEGDHLPIAPEFPHEIPEFVLRQIAKAAEEDALAAAETRDAAPSQLYQRPQ, encoded by the exons ATGAAGTTT GCGATTCTCTTCGCCCTCACTGCTGTGGCCGCCGCGGCCCCACAGAATGGCTACTCTCTCCCGGACCCCTCCACAAGGGGCGTACTTGACGTAGCTGACGTCGTGCCCATCCTGAGGGACGACCGAGTCCAAGAGGACGACGGCAGGTACAACTTCGACATCGAGACTGGCGACGGCATCACCGCCTCGGAGTCCGGCTCACCTGACGGCCCTGAGGGCGCCATCGTTGCCTCCGGAAAGTACTC GTACACTGCTCCCGACGGGAGCCTGATCGAGGTCACCTACGTCGCCAACGAGGACGGCTTCCAGCCCGAGGGTGACCACCTGCCAATTGCTCCCGAATTCCCTCATGAGATTCCCGAGTTCGTGCTCAGGCAGATCGCAAAGGCAGCTGAGGAAGACGCTCTTGCCGCGGCGGAGACCAGGGACGCCGCGCCCTCCCAGCTCTACCAGAGGCCGCAGTAG
- the LOC113830245 gene encoding cuticle protein AMP1A-like produces MKFAILLALTVVAAADVPQNGYALPDPSTRGVLDVADVVPILRDDRVQEDDGRYNFDIETGDGITASESGSPDGPEGAIVASGKYSYTAPDGNLIEVTYVANEDGFQPEGDHLPIAPEFPHEIPEFVLRQIAKAAEEDALAAAETRDAAPSQLYQRPQ; encoded by the exons ATGAAGTTT GCGATTCTCCTTGCTCTCACTGTCGTGGCCGCCGCTGATGTCCCACAGAATGGCTACGCTCTCCCTGACCCCTCCACAAGGGGCGTACTTGACGTAGCTGACGTCGTGCCCATCCTGAGGGACGACCGAGTCCAAGAGGACGACGGCAGGTACAACTTCGACATCGAGACTGGCGACGGCATCACCGCCTCGGAGTCCGGCTCACCTGACGGCCCTGAGGGCGCCATCGTTGCCTCCGGAAAGTACTC GTACACTGCACCCGACGGGAACCTGATCGAGGTCACCTACGTCGCCAACGAGGACGGCTTCCAGCCCGAGGGTGACCACCTGCCAATTGCTCCCGAATTCCCTCATGAGATTCCCGAGTTCGTGCTCAGGCAGATCGCAAAGGCAGCTGAGGAAGACGCTCTTGCCGCAGCGGAGACCAGGGACGCCGCGCCCTCCCAGCTCTACCAGAGGCCGCAGTAG